One part of the Salinivirga cyanobacteriivorans genome encodes these proteins:
- a CDS encoding IS1595-like element ISUnb1 family transposase — MELFKGQNLIEFATRFNSDEKCIEYLAHIKWQDGFRCVKCGHTGSQVRKNHSRTCNKCSHTESATANTLFHKVKFGVQKAFFICFEMATTTKSLSASYVGERFGVTEKTARLFMHKVREAMKSSGNNPMSGNVHIDEFVIGGKEEGKVGRSYHIKKKKVICAVELTDDGKVKRMYSMKIDNYSSKELEKMFDAHISQQAKVTTDQWKGYRPLMSSYDIRQIESDRGSNFKALHTMIHQVKSWIRTTYSWVSTHNINRYLDEFCYRLNRSQMKKNIFNNLVRRMVIADKVKQADLICS, encoded by the coding sequence ATGGAATTATTCAAAGGACAAAACCTCATAGAGTTTGCTACACGCTTTAATTCGGATGAAAAGTGTATTGAATATTTAGCTCATATTAAATGGCAAGATGGATTTAGATGTGTTAAATGTGGTCATACCGGAAGTCAAGTAAGAAAGAATCATTCAAGAACGTGTAATAAGTGTAGTCATACTGAATCAGCAACAGCAAATACACTATTCCACAAAGTTAAATTTGGTGTTCAAAAGGCTTTTTTTATTTGCTTTGAAATGGCAACTACAACCAAAAGTTTATCTGCAAGTTATGTTGGAGAACGCTTTGGGGTTACTGAGAAAACAGCTCGACTGTTTATGCATAAAGTACGGGAAGCGATGAAGTCAAGCGGTAATAACCCAATGAGTGGAAATGTACATATTGATGAGTTTGTAATTGGTGGAAAGGAAGAGGGAAAAGTTGGACGTAGTTACCATATTAAGAAAAAGAAGGTTATATGTGCTGTAGAGCTTACTGATGATGGTAAGGTTAAACGCATGTACTCGATGAAAATAGACAACTACTCATCGAAAGAGCTAGAAAAAATGTTCGATGCGCATATTTCTCAACAGGCAAAGGTAACAACAGATCAATGGAAGGGCTACCGTCCACTCATGTCAAGCTATGATATAAGACAAATCGAGAGTGACAGAGGTTCCAACTTCAAGGCTTTGCACACAATGATTCATCAAGTTAAATCTTGGATAAGAACCACTTACTCATGGGTTAGCACTCACAATATCAACAGGTATCTTGACGAGTTTTGCTACCGACTTAATCGTTCTCAAATGAAAAAGAATATTTTCAATAATTTGGTACGCAGGATGGTTATTGCTGATAAAGTAAAGCAAGCAGATTTAATATGCAGTTAA
- a CDS encoding T9SS type A sorting domain-containing protein — MQLNTDLYKAISSSGMRLDSVIEQSYYDVTGQFVNDEKHVLSFDDDNKLTLWLQYAVDEVTGNWVNDAKEEFNYDEQGNEILNIEYEWDSEASDWMPIKKIEKVFNVYGNATQFVRFNWDTINNAWLPDLKSNTTYDSAQNAIEYNYKRWNASTDSWDNYFIRYYGYDSDNNTTFSYVMYWSDYSSTYKKQYRYELSYDDSLVLQSIRYDGDTINDVWIEDSKTEYSYNSFGNQTQYIYYQMESSWQPQSKTAFAYDNSQNETSETVFAWDENNSEWYPNYRYERDFDASNNMIEMIYARWGPNTDSWDNSQKWGREYDNSVSYNNLIIPLSFYYSGINAYNSVEEVFKHQLVSRSEYDWNSTNDVWDETILEHFYYTEQSVNIANTANKAFSVYPNPVSGNLYIESDTDISEIRVIDATGRYVRSESAPGKKERINLSDLEEGMYFVRLLLSNGEYETKRIIKE; from the coding sequence ATGCAGTTAAATACTGACCTCTATAAAGCTATTTCATCCTCTGGTATGAGACTGGATTCGGTAATTGAACAATCGTATTATGATGTTACCGGTCAATTTGTGAATGATGAGAAACATGTGTTAAGCTTTGATGATGACAATAAGCTGACCTTGTGGTTGCAATATGCTGTAGATGAGGTAACCGGAAATTGGGTTAATGATGCAAAAGAAGAGTTCAATTACGATGAACAGGGGAACGAAATCTTGAACATTGAATATGAATGGGATTCTGAAGCTTCTGACTGGATGCCTATAAAAAAGATCGAAAAAGTTTTTAATGTATATGGTAATGCAACACAGTTCGTTCGTTTCAACTGGGATACCATAAATAACGCATGGTTACCTGACCTAAAGAGTAATACAACCTATGATTCTGCACAAAATGCAATTGAATATAATTATAAACGCTGGAATGCATCCACAGACTCATGGGATAATTATTTTATCAGGTATTATGGCTATGATTCAGATAACAATACTACCTTTTCTTATGTGATGTACTGGAGTGATTATTCCAGTACCTATAAGAAACAATATAGATATGAACTTAGCTATGATGATAGTCTTGTGTTGCAAAGTATTCGTTATGATGGCGATACCATTAATGATGTATGGATTGAAGATTCTAAGACAGAATATTCGTACAATTCTTTTGGCAATCAAACACAGTACATTTATTATCAAATGGAATCATCATGGCAGCCTCAATCTAAAACAGCGTTTGCTTATGATAATTCACAAAATGAAACATCCGAAACTGTATTTGCCTGGGATGAGAATAATAGCGAATGGTATCCTAATTATCGATATGAACGCGATTTTGATGCATCAAATAATATGATAGAAATGATTTATGCCAGGTGGGGCCCAAACACAGATAGTTGGGACAATAGCCAAAAATGGGGGCGTGAATATGATAATAGCGTGAGCTATAATAACCTAATAATACCATTATCTTTTTATTACTCAGGTATCAATGCTTATAATTCTGTTGAAGAAGTTTTTAAACACCAATTGGTATCCAGAAGTGAATATGATTGGAACAGTACTAATGATGTATGGGACGAAACTATATTGGAACATTTCTATTATACGGAACAGTCTGTAAATATTGCCAATACTGCTAATAAAGCGTTCAGCGTTTATCCAAACCCGGTTTCAGGTAACCTTTATATTGAATCTGATACAGATATATCTGAGATTAGAGTTATAGATGCTACCGGTAGATATGTAAGGTCAGAATCTGCCCCGGGTAAGAAAGAGAGGATAAACCTTAGCGATTTAGAGGAGGGTATGTATTTCGTCAGGTTGCTACTGAGCAATGGCGAATATGAAACCAAAAGAATTATAAAAGAATAA
- a CDS encoding T9SS type A sorting domain-containing protein translates to MLLKKITLLIAIAGTAFNLLSQESITNSKFDQEIIQSQNSDELPKMKARASSAMRLDSSIEQSYYDVTGQFVNEEKNVFGYDDDNNLTLWLHYTVDEVTGDWINDMKSEYFTDEQGNEIKYIRYEWDSEASMWEPKNKTEFEYNVYGSETQRVMFEWDTANNSWLPEMRRITTYDTSQNIIEENHNTWNASTDSWDNDFVEFYDYDSANNRILKYIHWWSSYSNVYQKGYKFESTYDNGLETQRIEYTGDTINDVWIEAGKFEYSYNSFGNITQRLYYEMMSSWEPLSKKEFSYDDSQNLIFEVIFSWDENQSSWTPFLKEDYGLDASNNMVERIYFYWDSNEDTWKKNSKDEREYNNAVTYSGLIIPMIGIYSSNNAYDAPEEMFNHQLVSRSNYGWNSTDDAWEATTLEHFYYTEQSVNIANTANKAFSVYPNPVSGNLYIESDTDISEIRVIDATGRYVRSESAPGNKEALNLSGLKEGVYIVRLLLSNGETETRRIIKD, encoded by the coding sequence ATGTTACTAAAAAAAATTACTTTACTTATTGCTATAGCTGGAACAGCATTCAACCTGTTATCACAGGAATCAATAACGAATTCCAAATTTGACCAGGAGATTATACAAAGTCAAAATTCTGATGAATTGCCCAAAATGAAAGCCAGAGCATCATCTGCTATGAGATTGGACTCTAGTATTGAGCAGTCATATTACGATGTCACTGGACAATTTGTAAATGAAGAAAAGAATGTATTTGGTTATGATGATGATAACAACTTAACCCTTTGGCTTCATTATACAGTAGATGAAGTAACAGGCGATTGGATCAATGATATGAAATCGGAATACTTCACCGATGAACAGGGAAATGAAATAAAGTACATCCGATATGAATGGGATTCTGAAGCTTCTATGTGGGAGCCAAAAAACAAGACCGAATTTGAATATAATGTGTATGGGAGTGAAACACAGCGTGTTATGTTTGAGTGGGATACCGCGAATAACTCATGGCTTCCTGAGATGCGAAGAATTACAACTTATGATACCTCGCAAAATATAATTGAAGAGAATCATAATACCTGGAATGCATCCACGGACTCTTGGGACAATGATTTTGTAGAGTTTTATGATTATGACTCAGCTAATAATCGTATACTCAAGTATATCCACTGGTGGAGTAGCTACTCTAATGTTTATCAGAAGGGTTACAAATTTGAATCTACATATGATAATGGTCTCGAGACGCAGAGAATTGAATATACTGGGGATACGATCAATGATGTGTGGATTGAGGCTGGTAAATTCGAATATTCGTACAATTCATTTGGCAACATTACTCAAAGATTATACTATGAAATGATGTCATCATGGGAGCCCTTATCAAAAAAAGAATTTTCTTATGATGATTCACAAAATCTGATTTTTGAAGTTATTTTTTCATGGGACGAAAATCAAAGTAGTTGGACACCATTTTTGAAAGAGGACTATGGTCTTGATGCATCAAATAATATGGTAGAGAGGATATATTTCTATTGGGATTCAAATGAAGATACCTGGAAAAAAAATAGTAAAGATGAGCGTGAATATAATAACGCAGTGACTTATAGCGGATTAATTATACCAATGATTGGTATTTATTCATCTAATAACGCTTACGATGCTCCTGAAGAAATGTTTAATCATCAGCTTGTTTCGAGAAGTAATTATGGCTGGAACAGTACGGATGATGCATGGGAAGCAACCACCTTAGAACATTTCTATTATACGGAACAGTCTGTAAATATTGCCAATACTGCCAATAAAGCGTTCAGCGTTTATCCAAACCCGGTTTCAGGTAACCTTTATATTGAATCTGATACAGATATATCTGAGATTAGAGTTATAGATGCAACCGGTAGATATGTAAGGTCAGAATCTGCCCCGGGTAATAAAGAGGCATTAAATCTCAGTGGTTTAAAAGAAGGTGTGTATATTGTCAGGTTACTGCTGAGTAATGGCGAAACTGAGACCAGACGAATTATAAAAGACTAA
- a CDS encoding chorismate synthase, producing MNTFGRLFRIHIFGESHGGAVGINIDGCPAGIPLSKTDFEADLARRKSGAKGTTPRKESDQPELLTGIFENKTTGAPLTILFRNENVRSKDYSNLKKTPRPGHADFVAQHKFGGYADYRGGGHFSGRLTLPLTAAGVVAKKVCENLNIEARLIKAGGESDIESAINKAIEANQSIGGIVECKVNNLPVGLGEPFFDSVESLLSHIVFAIPAIKGIEFGSGFRAAQMTGAAHNDNIIDAKGKTETNHAGGINGGISNGNELEFRVAVKPTSSVSTAQNTMNLQKGEVEALKIEGRHDRCIALRVPPVLEAATAIVLADLMLLEQKAPRVIN from the coding sequence ATGAACACATTCGGACGACTATTTCGTATTCATATATTTGGCGAATCGCATGGAGGAGCCGTGGGAATTAACATTGACGGTTGCCCGGCCGGCATACCATTGAGCAAAACCGATTTTGAAGCCGACCTGGCGCGCCGTAAAAGCGGAGCAAAAGGCACCACTCCCCGAAAGGAAAGCGATCAGCCGGAACTACTTACCGGGATATTTGAAAACAAAACAACCGGAGCTCCCCTGACTATTTTGTTTCGCAATGAAAACGTACGATCAAAAGATTACAGCAACCTAAAAAAAACTCCCCGCCCGGGGCATGCTGATTTTGTAGCCCAACATAAATTTGGCGGATATGCTGACTATCGCGGTGGCGGGCATTTCTCAGGCCGCCTCACCCTGCCCCTGACTGCAGCAGGTGTGGTTGCTAAAAAAGTATGCGAAAACCTGAATATTGAAGCCCGGCTCATCAAGGCAGGTGGCGAGAGCGATATAGAGTCGGCCATCAACAAGGCCATTGAAGCAAACCAGTCTATCGGTGGCATTGTGGAATGCAAAGTCAACAATTTACCCGTAGGTCTGGGTGAACCTTTCTTCGACTCGGTTGAATCACTGTTGAGTCACATTGTGTTTGCCATACCGGCCATTAAAGGAATTGAATTTGGCTCTGGTTTCCGGGCGGCACAGATGACCGGTGCAGCGCATAATGATAATATCATCGATGCCAAAGGTAAAACAGAAACCAACCATGCAGGCGGGATCAACGGCGGCATAAGCAATGGTAATGAACTGGAGTTTCGGGTGGCTGTAAAACCCACCAGCAGTGTGTCAACAGCCCAAAACACCATGAATCTGCAAAAAGGAGAGGTCGAAGCCCTGAAGATTGAGGGCAGGCATGACCGCTGCATTGCACTCCGGGTACCTCCCGTACTCGAAGCAGCCACGGCTATTGTGCTTGCAGATTTGATGCTACTGGAGCAAAAAGCACCAAGGGTTATTAACTGA
- a CDS encoding bifunctional 3-deoxy-7-phosphoheptulonate synthase/chorismate mutase type II codes for MEKQLNLLPINQWNLADTKKPIIISGPCSAETEEQVMTTARSLSKNGITVFRAGIWKPRTRPGSFEGVGSIGLPWLKRVKKETGMHIAIEVANAMHVKEALEAGIDILWIGARTSANPFAMQEIADALNGADVPVLVKNPVNPDADLWVGAIERINKAGITRIGAIHRGFSSYDRSIYRNVPHWQIPIELRSQLPQVPIFCDPSHIAGRRELLQSISQKAMDLDFDGLMIESHCNPDNAWSDAKQQITPESLDIMLESLIIRKMNPEGVSLNTLEDLRFRIDKLDNELLDIIQKRMTLATEIGHYKKQNNMTILQQSRWEDILGTNIKKGEKRELSSGFIMKMFKAIHQESINKQTRVMNEKHTLAKNKNEQIIKAVK; via the coding sequence ATGGAAAAGCAACTTAATTTACTTCCCATAAACCAGTGGAACCTGGCAGATACTAAAAAACCTATCATCATTTCGGGCCCCTGCAGTGCCGAAACAGAAGAACAGGTAATGACAACCGCCCGTTCGTTAAGTAAAAACGGAATAACAGTTTTCAGGGCAGGCATATGGAAACCACGCACCCGGCCCGGTTCTTTTGAGGGTGTGGGCAGTATCGGGTTACCATGGTTAAAACGTGTTAAAAAAGAGACCGGAATGCATATCGCAATTGAGGTGGCAAATGCCATGCATGTAAAAGAAGCCCTGGAAGCTGGAATTGATATACTCTGGATAGGAGCTCGCACATCGGCCAATCCGTTTGCCATGCAGGAAATAGCCGATGCACTGAATGGCGCCGATGTGCCGGTGCTGGTAAAAAACCCGGTAAACCCGGATGCTGACCTTTGGGTAGGAGCTATTGAGCGCATCAACAAAGCAGGTATAACCCGTATCGGGGCCATACACCGGGGTTTCTCAAGCTACGATCGCAGTATTTATCGCAATGTTCCCCACTGGCAAATCCCCATTGAACTGAGAAGTCAATTACCTCAGGTACCAATATTCTGTGACCCCAGTCACATTGCCGGAAGGCGCGAATTGTTGCAAAGTATCTCCCAAAAAGCCATGGACCTGGACTTTGACGGCCTCATGATTGAATCGCACTGCAATCCGGATAATGCCTGGAGCGATGCAAAGCAGCAAATCACACCCGAAAGTCTCGACATTATGCTTGAGAGCCTCATCATTCGTAAAATGAATCCTGAAGGAGTTTCGCTCAACACACTGGAAGATTTACGGTTCCGGATTGATAAGCTTGACAACGAATTATTGGATATCATTCAGAAAAGAATGACACTGGCCACGGAAATTGGGCATTATAAAAAACAAAATAACATGACTATTTTACAACAATCACGTTGGGAAGACATTTTGGGCACCAACATCAAAAAAGGAGAAAAAAGGGAGCTCAGCTCAGGCTTTATTATGAAAATGTTCAAAGCCATCCACCAGGAGTCAATCAACAAGCAAACCCGTGTAATGAATGAAAAACACACCTTAGCAAAGAACAAGAATGAGCAGATCATAAAAGCCGTAAAATAA
- a CDS encoding prephenate dehydrogenase, whose amino-acid sequence MIVTVIGLGLIGSSMAIDLKSRGFAQTIIGIDSNAIHAEAALQLGIVDKIMEMQEGIAQADLILLATPVDVSLKILPKVLDQIDEQIVADVCSTKGKLNERVYYHKKRENFVSTHPMAGTEHSGPRAAFSGLFDGRATIITDAEDSSDKALQTIKTMYECLNMRIIYMNAYNHDVHAAYISHISHISSMALALTVLEKEKNEKNILDLASGGFDSTVRLAKSPASMWAPIFMENSENVATVLDTYIEHLQTFKKAITDQDSTNITELINQSNKIKRVLNR is encoded by the coding sequence ATGATAGTTACAGTTATCGGACTGGGGCTTATTGGCAGCTCCATGGCTATAGACCTCAAATCGCGCGGATTTGCACAGACTATTATTGGTATTGACAGCAATGCGATACATGCCGAAGCCGCCTTGCAACTGGGAATAGTGGATAAAATTATGGAAATGCAGGAAGGGATAGCGCAGGCAGACCTTATTTTACTGGCTACGCCTGTTGATGTTTCACTAAAAATACTTCCCAAAGTACTTGACCAGATAGATGAGCAAATTGTAGCTGATGTATGTTCGACCAAAGGCAAACTCAATGAAAGGGTTTACTATCACAAAAAACGAGAAAACTTTGTGAGTACCCATCCAATGGCAGGCACTGAGCACAGTGGTCCACGTGCCGCATTTTCTGGTTTGTTTGATGGAAGGGCAACCATCATAACTGATGCAGAAGACAGCAGCGATAAAGCTTTGCAAACAATTAAAACGATGTACGAATGCTTAAACATGCGCATTATTTATATGAATGCATACAACCATGACGTACACGCAGCATACATATCGCATATCTCTCACATCAGTTCTATGGCCCTGGCACTTACTGTACTGGAGAAAGAAAAAAACGAAAAAAACATTCTCGATTTAGCAAGTGGTGGCTTTGATTCCACAGTGCGTCTGGCCAAAAGTCCGGCAAGCATGTGGGCTCCCATTTTCATGGAAAATTCAGAAAATGTAGCAACTGTACTCGACACCTATATTGAACACTTGCAGACATTCAAAAAAGCCATTACAGATCAGGATAGCACAAACATTACTGAGTTAATTAATCAATCGAATAAAATTAAACGTGTACTAAATAGATAA
- a CDS encoding pyridoxal phosphate-dependent aminotransferase: protein MNIEPAERIRKVETYYFSGKLEEIKQLTSTGHSIINLGIGNPDMAVHEQVLNTLRKSSEQPQSHYYQPYRGTEMLRNAFSDWYQRIYNIELDSENEILPLAGSKEGIMLSMLAFVNAGDTALVPNPGYPAYTAVAKLLGANVLHYNLKAGNGWYPDFSELEHLARKKPKIMWVNYPHMPTGAKASDELFKKLIKFGKQHKVLIAHDNPYSLILNDDPLSILSVPGSKEFCFELNSLSKSHRMQGFRVGMVAGHPQLIKHLLKVKSNYDSGMYLPIQDAANEALKLNGTWYNNTNEVYSKRRKLVFEALDHLNCTYSKNTSGMFVWAKAPDVFPDGYAFVDHLLYELGIFVAPGGIFGSNGNEYVRFSLAAPDEEFVRMLYRIKNLQKIAI, encoded by the coding sequence ATGAACATTGAACCGGCAGAACGAATTAGAAAGGTCGAGACTTACTATTTCTCAGGGAAACTGGAAGAGATAAAACAGTTAACGTCTACGGGCCACTCTATCATTAATCTAGGAATTGGGAACCCCGATATGGCAGTGCATGAGCAAGTGCTAAACACTTTAAGAAAAAGCTCAGAACAACCACAGAGCCATTATTACCAACCATACAGAGGGACCGAAATGCTTAGAAATGCATTTTCAGATTGGTATCAGCGCATATACAATATTGAACTAGATTCAGAAAATGAAATTCTACCACTTGCCGGTTCTAAGGAAGGCATCATGCTCTCTATGCTGGCTTTTGTAAATGCAGGTGATACCGCATTGGTGCCCAACCCGGGTTACCCAGCTTACACCGCAGTTGCAAAATTACTCGGAGCAAATGTATTACACTACAACCTGAAAGCCGGCAATGGATGGTACCCGGACTTTTCTGAATTGGAGCATCTTGCCCGTAAAAAACCCAAAATAATGTGGGTAAATTACCCGCACATGCCTACAGGAGCTAAAGCGAGCGATGAACTCTTCAAAAAACTTATAAAATTTGGGAAACAGCACAAAGTGCTTATTGCACATGATAACCCTTACAGTCTAATATTAAATGATGACCCGCTAAGTATTCTATCTGTCCCTGGCAGTAAAGAATTCTGTTTTGAACTCAACTCATTAAGTAAATCACATCGGATGCAGGGTTTCCGGGTAGGTATGGTGGCAGGGCATCCACAGTTGATTAAGCATTTATTAAAAGTAAAAAGTAATTACGACTCGGGCATGTACTTACCAATTCAAGATGCTGCGAATGAAGCGCTTAAACTGAATGGAACCTGGTACAACAACACAAACGAGGTTTACAGCAAGCGCCGCAAACTGGTTTTCGAAGCACTTGACCACTTAAACTGTACTTATTCTAAAAATACAAGCGGCATGTTTGTTTGGGCTAAAGCTCCTGATGTTTTTCCAGATGGCTATGCATTTGTCGATCATTTGCTCTATGAACTGGGGATTTTCGTTGCTCCGGGAGGCATTTTCGGCTCCAATGGAAACGAATATGTAAGATTCTCGCTTGCTGCTCCTGATGAAGAATTTGTGCGCATGCTATATCGAATTAAAAACCTACAAAAGATCGCTATATGA
- the argB gene encoding acetylglutamate kinase has translation MELEDPESKPILLFKYGGNAMSDDRLKKEILKSIGALHAQGFNVVIVHGGGPFIKKALNEAKIESEFIDGQRKTTAEAFEYVEMTLKGKVNSNLVSLLNGLGHKAVGLSGQDGQIVIASKRQHETLIDGERKAVDLGQVGDVARVNPGLIHLLLENNFIPVISCTAADETGVGYNVNGDMFAGHLAGALKADEYVVLTDVDGLMKDKDDPSTLINTIQLNDLKMLVDDGTIQGGMIPKIESCEIALNKGTKSARIINGTKPGQLQKIAGDSTIGTNIKK, from the coding sequence ATGGAACTCGAAGATCCCGAGTCGAAACCTATACTTTTATTTAAGTATGGCGGTAACGCCATGAGCGATGACCGCCTGAAAAAAGAAATTTTAAAAAGCATTGGCGCTCTTCATGCACAGGGCTTTAATGTTGTAATTGTGCATGGAGGCGGCCCTTTTATTAAAAAAGCACTTAACGAAGCTAAAATTGAATCAGAATTTATCGACGGACAGCGCAAAACCACAGCTGAAGCCTTTGAATACGTAGAAATGACCCTCAAAGGCAAAGTAAACAGTAATTTAGTCAGTCTGTTGAATGGCCTGGGGCATAAGGCCGTCGGTCTCTCAGGGCAGGATGGCCAAATTGTGATTGCATCCAAACGACAACATGAGACCCTAATCGATGGTGAAAGGAAAGCCGTTGATCTTGGTCAGGTTGGAGATGTAGCCAGGGTAAATCCCGGGTTAATTCATTTACTGCTGGAAAATAATTTTATCCCGGTTATATCCTGCACGGCAGCTGATGAGACAGGAGTAGGTTATAATGTTAACGGAGATATGTTTGCCGGCCATTTAGCCGGAGCCCTTAAAGCTGATGAGTACGTTGTGCTTACTGATGTAGATGGCCTTATGAAAGATAAAGATGACCCATCTACACTTATTAATACTATTCAGCTGAATGATCTCAAAATGCTTGTTGATGATGGTACCATTCAGGGAGGCATGATTCCAAAAATCGAATCGTGTGAAATTGCTTTGAATAAAGGCACCAAATCAGCGCGCATTATTAATGGCACCAAACCCGGACAATTACAAAAAATTGCCGGAGATTCTACAATTGGTACGAATATTAAAAAATAA